In a single window of the Rhodamnia argentea isolate NSW1041297 chromosome 2, ASM2092103v1, whole genome shotgun sequence genome:
- the LOC115737317 gene encoding photosystem I reaction center subunit VI, chloroplastic-like, which translates to MASSLATLAAVQPVAVKGLGGSSLAGTKLHVKPARQSFRPRSIKSGGVVAKYGDKSVYFDLEDLGNTTGQWDLYGSDAPSPYNSLQSKFFETFVAPFTKRGLLLKFLILGGGSTLAYFSATASGDILPIKKGPQLPPKMGPRGKI; encoded by the exons ATGGCGTCGTCGCTCGCAACCTTAGCTGCTGTTCAACCGGTCGCGGTGAAGGGTCTCGGCGGAAGCTCCCTCGCCGGAACAAAGCTCCACGTGAAGCCTGCGCGCCAGAGCTTCAGACCCAGAAGCATCAA GAGCGGTGGAGTGGTGGCCAAGTATGGAGACAAGAGCGTTTACTTTGACTTGGAAGATTTGGGCAACACCACTGGTCAGTGGGACTTGTATGGATCCGATGCTCCTTCCCCTTACAACTCTCTTCAG AGCAAATTCTTTGAGACCTTCGTGGCTCCATTTACCAAGAGAGGTCTGCTGCTTAAGTTCTTGATCCTGGGAGGTGGTTCTACCCTTGCTTACTTCAGCGCCACGGCTTCGGGCGACATCTTGCCAATCAAGAAGGGCCCGCAACTCCCACCAAAGATGGGGCCGCGCGGCAAGATCTGA
- the LOC115737316 gene encoding 30S ribosomal protein S17, chloroplastic — protein sequence MSLTSSLLHPLHSLKLSTTAAASATTFLHGTTPLSLLAKPTSVSPPASRSPVTSLPPIRAMRSLQGRVVCSTNDKTVAVEVTRLAPHPKYKRRVRKKKKYQAHDPDNRFKVGDFVQLEKSRPISKTKTFLAVPIAARNARASKSKSGGDGEGELGLPLESQGQQQA from the coding sequence ATGTCTCTCACCTCCTCTCTCCTCCACCCTCTCCACTCCCTCAAACTCTctaccaccgccgccgcctccgccaccACCTTCCTCCATGGGACCACCCCGCTCTCTCTCCTCGCAAAGCCCACCTCCGTCTCTCCCCCTGCCTCTCGCTCCCCCGTCACTTCCCTTCCCCCCATCCGGGCCATGCGCTCCCTGCAGGGCCGCGTTGTCTGCTCCACCAACGACAAGACCGTCGCCGTCGAGGTCACGCGCCTCGCCCCGCATCCCAAGTACAAGCGccgcgtgaggaagaagaagaagtaccAGGCCCACGACCCCGACAACCGGTTCAAGGTCGGCGACTTCGTCCAGCTCGAGAAGAGCCGCCCCATCAGCAAGACCAAGACTTTCCTCGCCGTCCCGATCGCCGCCAGGAACGCGAGGGCGAGCAAGAGCAAGAGCGGTGGTGATGGGGAGGGCGAGCTTGGCCTACCGTTGGAGTCGCAGGGTCAGCAACAGGCTTGA